From a region of the Sminthopsis crassicaudata isolate SCR6 chromosome 6, ASM4859323v1, whole genome shotgun sequence genome:
- the TMEM239 gene encoding transmembrane protein 239: MDQNRKKFVEADQPTDYWNNPGMRCTGSMQRSRTEGATDEAGAGEGLRNEWPNWALWRAWEHWWEGPGGARRRWATWYSGTCWWVPLQRALWLLESGLYLLLSLGLCHALFTTGCHLLRSLWPVVAAMWKHLLPALLLMALSALPALLFAASFLLLLSTLLSLLGLLTGMSRPGPVISLNASLDPGPRPI; the protein is encoded by the exons ATGGACcagaatagaaagaaatttgTGGAAGCAGACCAACCAACAGATTATTGGAATAATCCAGGCATGAG GTGCACCGGGTCGATGCAGCGGTCCAGGACTGAGGGGGCTACGGACGAAGCGGGGGCGGGAGAAGGCCTGAGAAATGAGTGGCCGAACTGGGCTCTGTGGAGAGCCTGGGAGCACTGGTGGGAGGGCCCAGGCGGAGCTCGGCGGCGCTGGGCCACCTGGTACTCCGGGACCTGCTGGTGGGTGCCCCTGCAGCGGGCCCTGTGGCTGCTTGAGTCGGGCCTGTACCTGCTGCTGTCCCTGGGCCTGTGCCATGCTCTCTTCACCACGGGGTGCCACCTGCTGCGCTCGCTCTGGCCGGTGGTGGCCGCGATGTGGAAACATCTCCTCCCCGCCCTGCTGCTTATGGCCTTGAGCGCGCTGCCGGCCCTGCTTTTTGCGGCTTCCTTCCTTCTGCTGCTCTCCACCCTCCTCAGCCTGCTGGGGCTACTGACCGGCATGTCCCGGCCCGGACCTGTCATCAGCCTCAATGCCAGCCTCGACCCTGGCCCCAGGCCCATCTAA
- the C6H20orf141 gene encoding uncharacterized protein C20orf141 homolog, producing the protein MAGPIGRRIPVNTDRMGPAGGRSLEAGEGPELLEGHGAPLRSSLTFLDGALGLGILGLGARLVLALAGPAMMLLLLFLMLSFLMFDLLHGPQDLPLPQRPTFRPLGPGGGGEGPRLQEPLLPPVLSQILDGFLLFTGLGLIFGALMPFSIFSLIVSLQALA; encoded by the exons ATGGCAGGCCCGATAGGGAGGAG gATCCCTGTCAACACAGATCGAATGGGTCCAGCTGGGGGCCGGAGCCTGGAAGCTGGCGAGGGTCCTGAGCTTTTGGAGGGCCATGGAGCACCTTTGAGGAGTTCACTCACATTCTTGGATGGGGCCCTGGGCCTTGGTATACTCGGACTTGGTGCTCGCCTGGTCCTGGCCCTGGCTGGTCCAGCCATGATGCTCTTGCTGCTATTTCTGATGTTGAGTTTCCTGATGTTTGATCTTTTGCATGG GCCCCAGGATTTGCCTCTGCCTCAAAGACCAACTTTTAGACCCCTTGGCCCAGGAGGGGGTGGTGAAGGCCCTCGCTTGCAAGAACCACTGCTCCCTCCTGTCTTGAGCCAAATCTTGGATGGATTCCTGCTCTTCACAGGCCTAGGTCTCATCTTTGGGGCTCTGATGCCCTTCAGTATCTTTAGCCTTATAGTCAGCCTACAGGCGCTGGCCTGA